The DNA region tGATATTCACAACCCATCACTATCACAGTCATAGAATAAaacaggattaataaataatggcaacaggagaacttaaaaaatatacaacaaaagaacacaataaaattaattaaattcagttttCACTCCCTTGAACCCAATTATCACCTCCAAAATTGGTTTAAACCAGCACACAATAGTATGAAGTATGAATAGTATGTACACACAATTAAACAGAATAGCAAAAACCCCACAACAATATACAAAGTCACACATGAAAATCCTCAACGAACTTAGCAAAGCGCCTTGGACTTATATTGAAATCTATGTTCAGAGATGTACTATTATTTGCAAGCCTGGCTGATCTAGCAATAAAGCTATTGTACTTGATGTTTGTTCTACAGAAAGGTTGGTAGAAAAGGCTGTTTGACCTTGTATTTCTCGTAGGTATTGCTAGACCTATTGAATATAGCAGGTCTGGTGAATCTACAGAAGCAGTCAGAaggttatacaaattttttaaatcccgtTGTTCCCGACGAACAACAAGAGGAGGAAGACAAAACAGCTCATACAGAACCCTGTAATCATAATGGTAGTTGTCAACAGGatcaattttggatttaaatgcCAGGTATTTCAGCATTCTCCGTTGCACCTGTTCCAACCTGTGAATATAGCAGGCATAATGAGGACTCCAGACTGAGGAGGCATACTCCAACAAAGGTCTGATCAATGTACAGTAGAGCATGCGGATAGCAGGGGTATTTGTAAAATCTCTTGTGCATCTCTTGACAAAACCTATTATTTTAAGGGCTTTTGTTACTATCTCAGATATATGAAAGCTAAATGTAAGAGATGAGTCGAATATGACTCCAAGGTCCCTAATTGTTGTCACATTCGACAAGGGTCTATTGCACAAGGAATATGCGAATGTTGTGGTATTTCTACGCTTGGAGAAGCAAATACTATAGCACTTGGCTGGATTCAAATCCATGCAGTTCTGAACACACCACTCTTCCAGTCTGGAAAGATCTGACTGTAGATTGACACAGTCATTAAGAGAGGAGATAGCTAGAAAACATTTCAGGTCGTCTGCAAAACATAAGaatctggaatatttaaaacatgagTGGATGTCgttcataaaaacattaaaaagaagcGGCCCCAAATGTGATCCTTGAGGAACACCTGAGGGAACGCTTAGCTCATAGGACATGAAGCCATTGACCCTTACAATTTGGGACCTATCTGATAGGTAGCTGCGAAACCATCTCAAGAAATTTCCCCCTACACCCGCGGCTCCAAGCTTACTCAAAAGTATCTCATGATTGactctgtcgaacgccttcGAAAAGTCGGTATAGATAGTGTGAACCTCGCCACCCCTATCCAAGACGCTCGCCAGATAGTCTGCATAAGTCAATAGATTAAGCTCTGTTGATCTCCTGGTCTTAAAGCCAAACTGCTCTGATATAATGGTAGGACCCAAAAATGATGTAAGATGTTGTGTTACAATTTTCTCGAATAGTTTTGGAATAGCGTTTAAGTTGCACACTGGTCTATAGTTGCTTACGTCGCCCTTGTTTCCTGCTTTATGTATAGGGGTCAAGTAGCTTGTCTTCCAAAAATCAGGGAAGACTCCCAATTCTAatgatttattgaataaaataaaaagtggatgAGACAGAACAAAACTGCATGATTTAAGGATGGAGGGTGGTATGCCATCTGGCCCTGGACCCTTATTGGTGTTCAAGCTGCAAATTTCATTGTATATTGTAGAAATATTTATGTGAAAATTGCTTATGTTGATATTATTGAAGGATAAAGATTCAGGTACAGGGtagtttttggttgaataaACTGTTTTGAAGTAATCAGCAAAGAGATCAGGTAGGGCAGGACCAAGAAGGCAATGCTTATCATTATAGAACATTTCTGAAGGTAGATCATTTCCTAGTCTTCTAGAGTTTACATAAGACCAGAACTTCTTTATGTTACTGTGATCAACTAAATTTCTTTCTGATTCGGAAACATATTGTTCAAAACAGACTTTTGCAAGTAATTTACACTCTGATCTTAAGCTTGAGAAGGTAATATAATCATCTCTGGAACCCGAATCTTTGAAAACTTTATGTGCCTGTTTCTTtgaaattaccaaatttttaagAGCTGGAGAAAACCACTTTGGAAAGTGCCCGCGAGACACCCGTTTTAAAGGTACAGCAATATGTATAACTGAAtaaagtatatcataaaaaatatttaacataatatcTAGGGAATCCTGTTGAAGTACATAATTCCAATTAACCTGTCCAAGaagttcattaattaaataaaaatttgctgaattataatcataataatattgaatatcagaattaaaaaatttccgaATTCCGGATCTACTAATTATAATTACAAACAATACTATTCTGTAATTTTGATGGCTTGTAGCGACGCCGATGGACTTTTTACGATGATCGAAACAGGATTTGCTGGTAGAAACAGTGATGGCGGCATATTTAGAGCTGGTCGAATGAAACAATGGATACAAACGAATGGAAACATTCCTCCAGCTTCACGCTTACCTCACGATCCAcaggaaaattattttcctttttaccGCGTTGCAGACGAAGCATTTccgcttttaaaaaatgtaatgagACCCACAACGTTCCTTAGACAAcaaaaaacgcatttttaattatagattaAGTCATGGTAGGAAAACCGTTAAATGTGCATTCGGCATGGCgcaacacccactcaaagacaaggccgtagtgcttggcgcgtgacgtcatcgatgtgggccaccgatttttaaaaaccaagggatttcatatgctaatatctcaatatttggcttattttaaaaaatgctaggaatagaatagagttcaggaaacattcaaaggtatgttttagttctggttgaatgtcaggttaaatattatggtgtaatattaaatgcagactcccaactcccctacatctgcgccaaaattcaacatacatatttaggtatttttttattttttttataccattaagtagtaaaaaatgttattatatacacataaatacatatattgactttaaaagcttaaaaagcttaggtatactccagttcatgtaattttttaattgcagaaaaagaagcacattttttcttcgaggtgtcaaaatcagaaaaataaaatttttggtcgggtttagagttaagccaattattaaatacacatttaagtaagtgaactgtgtcaaataggtaaaataatggtctctgattatctatgggatgaggataaacaatgctaagttggactgcagttgaaaaatgactaATGGAATTATTAtcacactattaaaaaactatgtacccaatctcctctaaattttcaataattgtcttaataaaattataaagtatgtctgatgtaattttggagatgggagctatgtgaactacttccttaaagctggaacacacacttgtaatcataaaagtaaatgatGAGGAAGTtagagacttattattgactgatattccagtgatattaccgcctttatagtccatgtaagggtcaatatgaatttcatcaaaaagtagtgCCACAAATCTCCCAtgatcctttagtaaactaaacacatttcgggcataagttaaaaacattttttttcatctatgtggggatcggtcatgtgtttgttacaaatacccattatagtttgaggatgtggtaaaattagggatccataatctcttaaatacttgtatgcatgaggactaatagtatagattatagaagtcaaaattattgtactacttaaatatctgtacctttcctttgcaattgtaagcaaagctaattgttcacaaataaaatctaaagaatgcactattttgttgtcttcaatgtttttaaaactttttagtatgtttgacacaaaatcgaacacatgtttcattttatttatgtgttttaatGGTTTGGCATGATCGAGAATAgtattgccaagggtattggtaGCAGTCTCGGTAGCAGTATTTGTAGGTGGCAGATTTAAGTCACAGTCGgggttgtcattattggtaacattttcctccaaaggcagggtaataatagtaaggtctattgcttcaagtattgcatataaatcatctaaactatgggaagtatatggagttttaaattttgatgttgcacaaactggctcgctatataaaaaagtttcaaaagtttcagTCATGGTTTTAGTAATGTaattctattgtaaaaattttacctgtgttggaatcttgaacttaatatgtataataaaacgtataataaagtactttttattatactaccttcagaaaaatgagcttcacatactttggtgttttttgtgggctcaaagtcttttacccattttccccttagatttaggtatatccttaggaaaaccgaagacatgcactttagatccgtttttatagtttccgttacagcccggaacacaacacttttgaggcatatttacacTCTGGTATAAACTACAAGCCGAACTAGGAgaaaaacatgaaattaaacacgaacttaagtattaaagtctgatataaacaaataaaaccgcgaCCGAGAACCGGTTTTTCCGAGGATCTTTCTAGTCCGAAATtacgattttgcgatttaaaagtatgcgaagagtttacataaatataacatacacgtttcgcggaaataaacagttccgattttagaaaaaaacacaaaaatgggCTAATATTTACTGCGGATCTCGTCAGAAATCCCGGCaaccacagaacataaatataaacaacctaacctctcgtttcatcaggtcgcacaactagtagatgcgccattgtcagatttatatagaaagaactcctattggcaagtaacaaggtattagataaatgataaaatttgaaaaaatggaagtttaaattataaaaagagaagtaaggatgcactcttttttttaactaaattgtaaagtaagagcagttaaagatatagatttaattattttaagatagtaatagaTCATCCTAACGTTCACGACAATCTGCAAAGTTTGGCAGCGTTGCAGGCAGCCTTCCGTGGACGAACACCGGCAGCGTCAACAGCTGAATTCACGCGAAAATCAACCCGAAGTGCATGGCCCAAACGTGTGACgtcacgagcaaaattttttggagcgctttgtccttttgtagaggtgttattgcaTGGCGTCGCAAAAATGTCAAGTATTAGATACTCCTATACGGTGTCTCAAACTACAGACAgtcatttatataataaaatgtgtATGTATTCTCCACAATTTTATTCGAAGGCATATTCCATACGCATGGAATGTGCAAGAGGAACAAGATAACCTAAATGTTGTCATAATTCAACAAATGCAGCAAGAAAATGCACTGTTTGATATCGATAATCGTTCAACAGCATATAATTTAAGAGATTATTTAGCGAATTACTTTTTGACCCCGCGCGCCTAACTTCCATGGCAATggaaatttataacttaaaaatcaaaatttcctaatatttgatatttgttacctattttgacaaaaataaaacttattttcgTTAACCATGAGTTTTTTTGCTCAACCAAAAGCAAAATTCGAGCGTAAAACCTGACATGTCCAAATTCTTTAGTTTCTTGTTacttaaatgtttctttttttattttttcaagacgGGCTTTGTATATAGGCAACTacagatataataaaaatacaaagaagatgtaaattaatataatataatatacttaCCTGTCATATTCATTTcttttcctattttatttcatgccGCTTCTGTTATGTCTTTTCTGGAGTATTGCGATAATTTATAATTGTACAAACAAGGAAATTTTTCCACTTCCTGGACAAATTTTATGTTCAAACTTTGTTCATTCATATTTTCGCGTTAAATATCCAAACAAACTATCACTCGGCGACCGACAGTGTAGTCTCTTGACGACTAATCATTCGCAAGTACGCTACCGATCCGTGACTGGTACGTCCGTGTACGAGATGCAATTTGAATCAACACGCAGGGACGCACAAGAAACTGGCAAGTGACGAAAGTATTGAAACAGTCAGAAACCAGTTGCTCCGTGGACAAGGGGCCTAACTGTTAAGtttgtactaaataaataaaataaaaaaaaaagaaacccaATCAATAAGCAACAAAATCATAAACAATGAATTACTTTTATGTTTTCACTAATTTAAATACCAAGTTATATTATAATGCAAAATTCAGTTGTACAATAAGTTTTcgaatttactttttttaaatttgtaggAAGCATATTAGCAGAGTGAATTACATTTCTTTGATAGGCCGTTTcgttaatatttggtattaaaGCACAGCTACTTTTAACTAACCTAATATTTTTGCAGTGTTCCTATTGCTTTAAAGCTTGGATTTTTACAAATCAGCTCACAACTGCTTCGATGTAATTTCAAAAGCAACACTTTAGCCTCTTTAAATAATTCTGCTTTGGAAAATCTCTTTGTTATGTTTAACATTAtcttaagtatatatttttatgataatatttcCTACATTCTACATTACATGCTGTAATGCGTTGTGAGTATGCTTTTAGCGCAACAAGGACAAATAATCGGTTTCccggtcattttttttttggtcccTAAGGTTATTATGTTATGCGAAATCTCCTTACAGATAGATGAAACGCTAGGCCTCTCTAAACACAAGGAACTGGAATTTGTTGGTTTTAACGGttggtatgtttttttttttcacaacaCACACACAAAACTAAatcttaattaattacttaaccGGGTTTATATCATAGACCCAATCTTTTCCAACAATGTAATGGTGCAAAATAGACTAAATTTACTCGCGCTATTTAGGTTTAATGCCGGAGCAAGAATTTTATGTCCATATACTACGAACCCATAATAGTTAATCTACgatctaatattattaaaattttatttaccgtgttagataaaataaatcacTTACGATCTAGGCCATTTTGTGTACAATTCCAACCACAAATTCCTAGTCAACATCCAGCCTAATCCAGGGAAAAAGTCGGTTCTATAAAGTAAATCCGGCCGCTCACTATTCACCAAACCTTCTTTTCCGTTATCATTCCAAGCGCTAACGCACCAGAGCGTCGGATCCCTCTTTAACACCGGATAAGTTCCTAAGAAATACTCGTAAAAGTCAGGAGAAATCTCCAGATCATCTATAAAATAAAGTGTGAAACTGGGAGTTTAAAATCGTTTATAAAACAGTACCTTCAACGATAATTACAGtactaaaattaaagttaaaaaacatttggttTAGAGCCCAACCGTAGTGCCGggctattttaaaatatccctTGAACTTCTTTTCTTTCGGTGGTACTTGTATGTCTGATTGGTCCGGTTGTTGGATAAGGGTTAACTGATTTCCGTAGCTCCGGATTGTATCCGCTGTATCCTCATGGTCACAATCCTAAAAGAGATGaactttgaattaaaattagcattattcttttatttattaacatagGATAGATTGTACAGAGTTAAGcttagatttaataaattaaagtctAGGAAAGTACAATTTTATTGGCTGCTAATTCAatgacataaattaaaaaaatcaaggtCTGCACCATACTTCATATAGTGGACGAGATTCTGTTGACTGGGCAATGAACTAAATAAGATGTTCCAGAGTGCGGAACATGCAAGAAGATTTGATTTCGAGTGTGACGAGCCGGTATTTCAAAAGTGGCGTGGCATTCTGGACTCCTAATATCGTTATTCAAAGTCTTGTATGCAAAACACACTTCATAATATTCCCTTTTGTCAGTTAAAGAATTTAAGCCAAGATAAGACTCATTAGAAAGATTTATACAGATTTCGATAGAATATATTTCAGAAATGTATTTTCAATCTTATTAATTCTCTCAATATGTATTTGGTTGTAAGGACACCAAATAACACTTCGAAACTCCAGCACAGGCCTAACAAAGGCGACATATAATGTTTTAAGTGCAAAcacattattaaaattcttacatgTCCTCTTAATGAATCCTAACATATGATTAGCCCTATTAATCATTTCATCAAAGTGAGAATGGAAGGTCAATGAAGTCTCCAGATAAACTCCCAAATCCGTCATTACATTAACCTCTTCAAAAATAACATCAATGATTGAATATTGTACTGCCCGCTTACTTATTAGATGACAAAATCtcataaatttacatttttctgcATCGAAAAACATAGcattagccatgaaaaaatatatCGAATTGATTAGGTCATACTTGCGTAAGAGGTTCCAATATGTTGAGCTTAAGGAATCTAGGTCATTTATCTTTATGAGCACCGCTGGGATTCCTCAGGGTTCCAATCTtggttctcttttatttttggcGGCCATTAACGGCTTAATATGCaacattaaaaaagcaaaaggTCTTCTACTTGCTGATGATTTCAAGTGTTTCTTACAGATTGACTGCATTGAAGACTGTCACAACTTACAAAATGATTTCTCTAATGTTCCTAACTGGTGTAACATTCatagctttaaattaaatgtcagTAAGTGTGCTTGCATGTCATTTACTCTCAATAGTAGACCTATAGCTTTCAGTTATGTAGTAAATGATGTGGAACTAGAAAGAGTAACCGAACAAGTCCTTAGGGGTTCTTTTTGATAgtaatttatctttttcttcCCACATTTTGTCCAAGTTTAGCAGTGCCCAAAAGATTTCCGGCTTTATTGTTAGAACCACCAAGGAGCTTAGCACTGATGTCAGCCTCCATCATTTTTGATAGCTTGGTGTTGCCAATCTTGGAGTATAACTCCATCATAtcaaatcctaactcttttttcactctttatcttagaaacagctgctcttattcacaaaattcccaaactaccctctgacactggccatttgactcgtcgtgtaaatgatgttcccctacctattcctatgtcttcccttaccaaaaactcattaatttacataagtaaaaaaatttacaatcatgttcctctgtgtgttagacatatatcggatgttaaaaaatttaaaagagagttaaagtcgcttttattggctaaggcatattataacctggatgacttttttaatgataggttttaatcttggacatgttggaaagttttctttttttttttccttttttcttctctagttttgtcaacaagtttacctttatttagtaattgattgttttatttagttatctttaatttaagtatgttcaaaaagttttgtcttcttgtgtttaattttgttcattgttttgtcaatttttgaaattgtatttgtgttttgtttttttagcttgtaggatggttgtacacaagattattcttacgtaatatagcacattttctttctttctttctatggTCTCCCTTATATAACATTTGGATGGCTCTGATTGAGGGGGTGCAAAGGAGGTTTCTAAAGTGTATGTGTTACAGGAAATTTGGTGTTTATCCCTCTAGAGGTTGCGACAATGAACACTTATTGTCGGTGTTTGACAAGCCCTCTTTGATTAAGAGGAGAATTAAGATATTCTTGTTAACcacttataaaatattgaaaaacaatattGATTGGCCTGACATTCTTCGTCATCTTCCCTTTGCCATTAACAGATTAAATTCTCGTAATTGCAGAATGTTTTACTTAGCGTATCCACGTACAATTGCCACTTATTGTTATTATgtgttttattatattcttgtaAATTGGCTGTGccattgaaataaataaattatttacacaACATAAATTAGGTTCATTGCCTCTTTATATAATTATGTAGTAATGCCTGgttataataaagtaaataaggaaaaatgtaTTTCCTGTTATATTGTGAGAATCAATTAGTAGGAAGCTGTGGCATGtgatttatttaacttttgaatTATGATGCCACACTATCTAAATTGTCTTATAATTTTAGGACTTTGTATAGTTCTCTTGTAACTTATTGCCCTCAAAACTACCAATGCTAAGtcagaaattaataaaaggcATGCaggattttattaatatttagaaataaaaataaatagtaaaatttttttaaagtatcgTTCATGCTCACTTACCTGACTAACTATAATAGGAAATTTATCTGGATCAGGCCTGTATTCCAACAGTTTATCCAAACATCTACTAACGCTCACCCTATTGCAAGCAAACACAAGTACAGGCAATTTATTCTCTTGAAAGTCAAAATTCACTTTCGGAAGCAAGGAGACTAAGGGCTGTGTAAATAGATTGGCTCCAGTTTCTTCTATTTTATTGAGTTGCTTTTTTTGCTCAAGAAACTTACGGGTTTCCTTAATAATTTCATTGTTTGACTTAAACTGTTCCTGTATGCCATTTTCCAAGTGGGATATTTGGTTGAACAGAAGTTTTCTGTGCTGCTCTCCGAAACCTTGAGAGAAATACAGGAACACCACAGTGAACCAGGCTATTATAATActgataaatacaaaaacagtgcgtTTTAGACGCATGTTACGTTAATTAAGAAAGCAGCGATGCTAAAAACGGGTAATAATAGTTAATaacaaatatgtatattaatttcaaaagGCTTCTTACCCTTGAAAACATGTTCGTGATTGCCTTATCTTTTTACATATCGTTTTTTCAATTGGATTCCACGCTGGCACTTTAATGGTACCTGGACGtttttatttcatcaattaATGTTTTTACCCATGTATAACCTGAGATAACAGATCGTCAATTGATCAGTGTGGAATTCCACACAACAAAAAATTTGATGACATCCTGACCTGACATCTTAATTGACAATCAGCTGACATTCTGCCGGCACGCTTGCGGTGTTGCCAGACCTTACCACGGGAGTTTTGTGATTGAGATTTTAGGCGGATAACCACAATTTATTGGTAATTACCGCGGTTATCCTTAAGACTGCTTACTACCAATACCTCCTATATGCAAAAACCAGAATTTTACAGgaggaaaaaaaaacgtttaaaaaattaatttaataatttttaagtgcaAAGTTATTAGAACATTATTGATTAggaatttatttactttaagtgaaacaatttttatgtaatttgtaGGAAAAAATTCGTTTTTAACCCTCTACTGCatgaattttccaaaaaaaaattttttttctggaaaaaatatatttttatgctgTATATCTTATTTTTCGACGTATAcgtattaaaaacattttttttgttttatttttttattcttagcCAAAAAAAGAAATGTTCCCGAAAGGGAACATTATGGAACTCTGCACCCGGAATTGATGGTATTACAAccgatattataaaacatattcatATCTATATTTCTTCCCCTCTCGCacacattataaatttaatttttcaaactgcaaaggtcccaaaaaaatttaaacaagccATAGTAAAACCTATTCACAAGGCAGGtgataaatcaaatataaataattatagacccataagtataatgaacattttttctaaagtcTTTGAGAAATGCCTTAAGGACCGCCTGgtggaattttttaatcaaaacaatataatttctaAGAACCAATTTGGTTTCCAGAGTGGCCTCAGCACAACCGATACAGTTTGTGTGCTTTGTGAGCAAATAACAGACCATTTGGATGGTGAGAAGAAAGTGTCTTACGGTCTTCCTAGACCtagccaaggcatttgacacggTCCCTCATAACAAATTGCTCCAAGTCCTAGAATCCTATGGGATAAGGAGAACCGTGTTAGACGTTTTTGATGATTATTTGATGGATCGAGAGCAATCCGTCAAAGTTGAAAATACTATAAGTGAACCCCTTCAAATTAAATTGGGCATCCTTCCTGGGATCCCTCCTGTTCTGGGTCCAATTTTATTTGTGGCatatgtaaattccttaaccaaTATGTCAATACAAAACGGTAGTACTATCTCTTATGCTGACGACACAGCAGTAACTTTCTATGGGGAAACATGGGATTTGGTGAAGGAACATGCCATAAAcggtataaagaaaataaaacactggctagactcatttaaattatcattaaatatcactaaaactatttatatagcATTTTCCCTCACAGCTGCAAACCGTCCATcatttaatagtatttacataGATAGTCTTATGGATAAACTTCATGAAGTTCACTCTACAAAGTATCTTGGAATCTATATTGACAAACACTTAAAGTGGGACCACCACATCCTTagactatcaaaaaatattcgaaaactaatatacaagtTTTATGTGCTCagggaaatattaaataaacaacttttgatTTCGATTTATAAAGCAATTGTGGAATCACTACTAAGGTATGGTCTAATTCTTTGGGGTGGGATATACCAAAACACATTGACTTCTTTA from Anthonomus grandis grandis chromosome 8, icAntGran1.3, whole genome shotgun sequence includes:
- the LOC126739511 gene encoding alpha-1,3-mannosyl-glycoprotein 2-beta-N-acetylglucosaminyltransferase — its product is MRLKRTVFVFISIIIAWFTVVFLYFSQGFGEQHRKLLFNQISHLENGIQEQFKSNNEIIKETRKFLEQKKQLNKIEETGANLFTQPLVSLLPKVNFDFQENKLPVLVFACNRVSVSRCLDKLLEYRPDPDKFPIIVSQDCDHEDTADTIRSYGNQLTLIQQPDQSDIQVPPKEKKFKGYFKIARHYGWALNQMFFNFNFSTVIIVEDDLEISPDFYEYFLGTYPVLKRDPTLWCVSAWNDNGKEGLVNSERPDLLYRTDFFPGLGWMLTRNLWLELYTKWPRSYWDDWIREPAQRKERSCIRPEISRTKTFGKIGVSNGMYFEKHLKYIKLNEEFVSFSKMNLTYLLKENYDRDFVGAVYKTPVVKLEDLKNNNISVDGPVRLMYRKLNEYKFITKKLGLMDDFRGGVPRMAYRGIVTFFYNGRTVHLAPSANWQGYELSWS